A region from the Aegilops tauschii subsp. strangulata cultivar AL8/78 chromosome 5, Aet v6.0, whole genome shotgun sequence genome encodes:
- the LOC141023078 gene encoding protein FAR1-RELATED SEQUENCE 5-like codes for MEYGSATLEDIAEYDTVISQIFGSEEEGYNYYNAYARSKGFGVRKEELTRKSDTNIASRRLYVCSKEGYRARKHFEKTKRVRTPRPLSRCGCGARMEIELRMDNGEWFVKDFLDEHNHPLAKPEQTTYIRSHHGLSDVQKADVIEYGIGGLRTHQIMEVMEKDSGGFSKVGFIPRDLYNFVAKYKKERIEGRDAEFVLHAQSRIDYDAFGGVVIFDSTYRVNKYNLPFVPFIGVNHHRSTTVFGFGIVSAETEASFVWLLEAFLESTQQKHPRSVITDGDHAMAKAIAAVFPNTDHRLCSWHIEQNMIRHLRKQKLKDFRKFVYHIWDVDEFERRWVEFMVDYDISEKDAWIMTMYELRKKWSRAYTKGRYFLGMQSNQRSESLNSRLHKNLDRRMSLVDLLEHSDHCLSRIRKNEAELDATASLTVPFTELTADPLERSAALIYTPVMFKKVKHQIMQLSKWEVAEVTKNDAFVLYTVARKESRHVTYDVRSFHWD; via the exons ATGGAATATGGGAGTGCCACCCTGGaggacattgcagaatatgacacgGTGATCAGTCAAATTTttggcagcgaggaagaaggttACAATTACTATAATGCATATGCTCGGTCAAAGGGTTTTGGTGTTAGAAAGGAAGAACTGACTAGGAAGTCGGACACGAACATAGCTTCTCGGCGCCTCTATGTCTGCTCTAAAGAAGGATATCGGGCGAGGAAGCACTTTGAGAAAACTAAACGGGTGCGAACTCCTAGGCCGTTGTCACGTTGTGGATGTGGCGCTCGGATGGAGATCGAGCTTCGTATGGATAATGGTGAATGGTTTGTAAAAGATTTTTTGGACGAACATAACCATCCACTCGCTAAGCCTGAGCAGACAACTTACATAAGGTCACATCATGGGCTGAGTGACGTGCAAAAGGCTGATGTCATTGAGTATGGAATTGGTGGCCTTCGAACACATCAAATAATGGAAGTAATGGAGAAGGATAGTGGTGGTTTCAGCAAGGTAGGCTTTATACCTCGGGACCTGTATAATTTTGTTGCCAAGTACAAGAAGGAAAGGATAGAAGGCCGTGATGCTGAATTTGTGCTCC ACGCACAGTCTCGGATTGACTATGATGCCTTTGGTGGCGTCGTGATCTTTGATAGCACTTACCGTGTGAACAAATACAACCTGCCATTTGTCCCCTTCATAGGAGTGAATCACCATCGCAGCACGACCGTGTTTGGCTTCGGTATTGTCTCAGCTGAGACCGAGGCATCTTTTGTGTGGTTGCTTGAAGCATTTTTGGAGTCAACTCAGCAGAAACATCCTAGATCAGTAATCACAGATGGTGACCATGCAATGGCGAAGGCAATAGCGGCGGTTTTTCCCAATACAGATCACCGGTTGTGCAGCTGGCACATCGAGCAAAACATGATACGACACCTACGGAAGCAAAAGCTCAAGGATTTTAGGAAATTTGTTTATCACATCTGGGATGTCGATGAGTTTGAGAGACGTTGGGTTGAGTTTATGGTGGATTATGATATCTCTGAAAAAGATGCTTGGATTATGACGATGTACGAGCTGAGGAAGAAGTGGTCTAGGGCCTATACGAAAGGTAGATATTTCCTTGGCATGCAGAGCAATCAGCGTAGTGAAAGCCTAAACTCTAGGCTTCATAAGAATCTGGATAGGAGAATGTCACTTGTTGATTTGCTAGAGCACTCAGATCACTGTTTATCGCGTATCCGCAAGAATGAGGCCGAGTTGGATGCTACAGCTTCACTGACAGTACCTTTTACTGAATTAACAGCTGATCCACTTGAGAGAAGTGCTGCTCTCATTTATACTCCAGTGATGTTCAAGAAGGTAAAACATCAAATCATGCAGTTGTCAAAATGGGAAGTAGCAGAAGTGACCAAGAATGATGCTTTTGTTCTGTATACAGTTGCTCGCAAAGAGAGTAGGCATGTGACGTATGATGTGAG GTCATTTCATTGGGATTAG